A single genomic interval of Arthrobacter methylotrophus harbors:
- a CDS encoding ABC transporter ATP-binding protein has protein sequence MIAAILCICGFVTLNVAAPKVLGDATDVIAAAVFGAQFNTERFVLLLLVAASMYAVASLLSWSQGRLNALAVQRLAHDLREAVEAKLHRLPVAYYDARSRGDVLSRATNDLDNVAQTLNQLLAQLLTSALMAMGSLAMMLLLSPVLAVVSLLAVPLSALVSIVVTRRSQKYFVRQWEATGDVNSLVEETATGHETIKLFGAKSAMAARFADHNDGLYFASSKAQFASGLLVPLMAFVSNASYVGVAIVGGLQFLAGAMSIGGIQAFIQFNRLFSQPLGQIGGMAQVLQSCAVSASRVFELLDAAELTGEPTETGNGVGADAAPGVGGGLDSRFDLPAGRISFDRISFSYRPDAPLIEDLSFTVEPGQTVAIVGHTGAGKTTLISLLMRFHELDSGRITINGVDIAGMGRDVLRRNFGVVLQDPWIFTGTIRENIEYGLPGASEADIVAAAEASHVDHFVRSLPSGYSTMLSNGGEPLSQGQRQLLSIARARLSGRPLLILDEATSSVDTRTEVLIRQAMHRLRRNKTSFVIAHRLSTIRDADLILVMDHGRIVEHGTHHSLLELGGHYARLHEAQFAVGDGEAAAAPVRTAKHRAVQGEGNAS, from the coding sequence ATGATCGCCGCAATTTTGTGCATTTGCGGTTTTGTCACCCTCAACGTTGCTGCTCCGAAGGTGCTCGGCGACGCCACCGACGTCATCGCTGCTGCCGTGTTCGGTGCACAGTTCAACACGGAGCGCTTTGTCCTCCTGTTGCTGGTAGCCGCATCCATGTACGCGGTGGCTTCGCTGCTCAGTTGGTCGCAAGGCCGGCTTAACGCCCTCGCGGTGCAGCGACTCGCGCACGATCTCCGGGAAGCCGTGGAAGCGAAACTGCATCGTCTCCCCGTGGCCTACTACGACGCCCGGTCCCGGGGAGACGTCCTGAGCCGAGCGACCAACGACCTCGACAACGTGGCACAGACGCTCAACCAGCTCCTGGCACAACTTCTGACCTCGGCGCTCATGGCCATGGGTTCACTGGCGATGATGCTCCTGCTCTCGCCCGTGCTCGCCGTCGTGTCGCTGTTGGCTGTGCCACTATCGGCCTTGGTCTCGATCGTGGTGACCCGGCGTTCGCAGAAGTACTTTGTCCGGCAGTGGGAGGCCACGGGAGACGTCAATTCCCTCGTCGAGGAGACGGCTACGGGCCACGAGACCATCAAGCTTTTCGGTGCCAAGTCTGCAATGGCTGCACGCTTCGCTGACCACAACGACGGACTCTATTTCGCTAGCTCCAAGGCGCAGTTCGCTTCCGGACTGCTGGTGCCCCTCATGGCCTTCGTGTCGAACGCCAGTTATGTGGGGGTCGCAATCGTCGGCGGACTCCAATTCCTTGCCGGCGCGATGAGTATTGGCGGTATTCAAGCATTCATTCAGTTCAACCGGCTCTTCAGCCAGCCATTGGGCCAGATCGGCGGCATGGCCCAGGTCCTGCAATCCTGCGCGGTTTCCGCCAGCAGGGTTTTCGAGCTTTTGGACGCCGCTGAATTAACAGGTGAACCGACGGAGACAGGAAACGGTGTGGGCGCGGACGCCGCTCCGGGCGTGGGTGGTGGGCTGGATTCCCGGTTTGACCTCCCCGCGGGGAGGATTTCCTTCGACCGCATTTCATTCAGCTATCGGCCGGATGCTCCCCTGATCGAGGACTTGTCTTTCACGGTGGAACCAGGGCAAACGGTGGCAATCGTGGGACATACGGGAGCAGGGAAGACTACCCTGATCAGCCTGCTCATGCGTTTCCACGAGCTCGACTCCGGGAGGATCACCATTAACGGCGTGGACATTGCCGGGATGGGGCGTGACGTCCTCCGCCGGAATTTCGGCGTCGTCCTGCAGGACCCGTGGATTTTCACGGGTACCATCCGGGAGAACATCGAATATGGGCTTCCGGGGGCCAGCGAGGCGGACATTGTGGCCGCAGCCGAGGCAAGCCACGTTGACCACTTTGTCCGTTCCCTGCCGAGCGGGTACTCGACCATGCTCAGCAACGGAGGGGAACCACTGAGCCAAGGTCAGCGCCAACTCCTGAGCATCGCCCGCGCGCGCCTTTCCGGCCGCCCCCTCCTGATACTGGACGAGGCGACAAGTTCAGTGGACACCCGGACGGAAGTCCTTATCCGCCAAGCGATGCACAGGTTGCGGCGCAATAAGACGTCCTTCGTGATCGCCCACCGCTTGTCCACCATCCGCGACGCTGATCTAATTCTCGTCATGGATCACGGACGGATCGTTGAACACGGCACGCATCATTCGTTGCTTGAGCTTGGCGGGCACTACGCGCGTTTGCACGAGGCCCAGTTTGCCGTCGGAGACGGCGAGGCTGCCGCGGCGCCGGTGCGGACAGCCAAGCATCGTGCGGTCCAGGGGGAGGGGAACGCCTCGTGA
- a CDS encoding GntR family transcriptional regulator: protein MSGTIDFPGSWRPNQSSTVALYEQLRLRIIELADGGALPVGSKLPAVRSLAGQLDVAPHTVARAYKELEAAGVVATRGRNGTVVCARDDRWSALAAVAASYSAAAKAQGASFAEAVQLLAAAYDAD from the coding sequence GTGAGCGGCACCATCGATTTCCCGGGTTCCTGGCGTCCCAATCAGTCGAGCACGGTTGCCCTCTATGAACAGCTCCGGCTCCGCATTATCGAGCTGGCCGACGGCGGCGCCCTCCCGGTCGGTTCCAAGTTGCCCGCCGTGCGCAGCCTGGCAGGGCAGCTCGATGTGGCCCCGCACACAGTGGCCCGGGCCTATAAGGAACTTGAAGCGGCCGGAGTGGTAGCCACCCGGGGACGCAACGGAACAGTGGTGTGCGCCCGGGATGACCGCTGGAGCGCCTTGGCAGCCGTGGCGGCGAGCTACTCTGCTGCGGCGAAGGCGCAGGGCGCCAGTTTCGCCGAGGCCGTGCAGCTTCTGGCGGCCGCCTACGACGCCGATTGA